A portion of the Candidatus Krumholzibacteriota bacterium genome contains these proteins:
- a CDS encoding site-specific DNA-methyltransferase: MSSYMTLSAKSSERLPDEFRDFDVRFPERFVEPLINEFSREGDTVFDPFAGFGTTLIVAENLGRRGFGVESDRRRSEYIRSRMQEPDNLIFGDSRRLSSFAFPPVDLTLTSPPYPFREGKRFSPAISECPAIENGYDSYINCLRYIFAQVRGIMRPRARLIIEAGNIRLAGKVIPLAWDIAEAVSREFRFEGERVVKWDRPNFGFDHTYCLIFSGKR, encoded by the coding sequence ATGAGTTCCTATATGACGCTCAGCGCCAAGTCTTCAGAGCGACTTCCAGACGAGTTCAGGGATTTCGACGTAAGATTTCCGGAAAGATTCGTCGAACCTCTGATAAATGAGTTTTCCAGAGAAGGAGATACTGTTTTTGATCCTTTTGCCGGATTCGGCACCACTCTCATCGTCGCTGAGAACCTGGGGCGCAGGGGATTCGGTGTGGAAAGCGACAGGAGACGCTCTGAGTATATCCGTTCGAGGATGCAAGAGCCTGATAACCTGATCTTCGGGGACTCAAGAAGGCTTTCATCGTTCGCCTTTCCGCCGGTCGATCTTACCCTCACCTCTCCTCCGTACCCTTTCAGGGAGGGAAAGAGGTTTTCTCCTGCGATCAGTGAGTGTCCCGCGATCGAGAACGGCTATGACTCCTACATCAACTGTCTCAGGTATATCTTCGCGCAGGTCCGCGGAATTATGAGACCGAGAGCAAGGCTGATCATCGAAGCGGGGAATATCAGGCTTGCCGGAAAGGTGATACCTCTTGCCTGGGATATTGCCGAAGCGGTATCGAGAGAGTTCCGGTTCGAGGGAGAGCGTGTCGTAAAATGGGATAGACCGAACTTCGGGTTCGACCATACATACTGCCTTATTTTTTCAGGAAAAAGGTGA
- the pyrF gene encoding orotidine-5'-phosphate decarboxylase, with protein sequence MTEQPRIIVALDVEDREGALAMVESLRGVIGYFKVGSRLFTSEGPGLIDEITEMGASIFLDLKFHDIPATVSGSVKAACGHGINMMTLHTCGGIDMMKAAAESAVEASARAGTARPLLVGVTVLTSMASEDLAAVSCYEGDVESLVLRRTSLALEAGLDGVVSSVKEAAAIRREFGGRPVIVTPGIRPAGSASQDQKRIATPRAAKEAGSDYLVIGRPVYEAPSPAGAARAIIDELDGIQGRSDA encoded by the coding sequence ATGACGGAACAGCCCCGCATAATAGTAGCACTTGATGTTGAAGACCGCGAGGGTGCTCTGGCAATGGTGGAGTCTCTCAGGGGAGTGATCGGATATTTCAAGGTAGGAAGCAGGTTGTTCACGTCCGAAGGTCCGGGACTGATCGACGAAATTACTGAAATGGGCGCGTCAATATTTCTTGATCTGAAATTCCACGATATACCTGCCACCGTATCAGGATCGGTCAAAGCAGCCTGCGGCCATGGCATAAATATGATGACTCTGCATACATGCGGCGGAATCGATATGATGAAGGCGGCAGCCGAATCGGCGGTGGAAGCCTCGGCGCGGGCGGGAACTGCCAGGCCACTCCTTGTCGGGGTGACGGTGCTGACAAGTATGGCTTCGGAAGATCTCGCGGCGGTCTCCTGTTATGAAGGCGATGTTGAAAGCCTCGTTCTCAGAAGGACTTCACTCGCCCTCGAAGCGGGTCTTGACGGAGTAGTCTCCTCGGTGAAAGAAGCGGCAGCTATAAGAAGGGAATTCGGTGGACGCCCCGTCATCGTTACTCCGGGGATCCGCCCGGCGGGATCAGCTAGCCAGGATCAGAAAAGAATAGCGACGCCCCGGGCGGCCAAAGAAGCCGGTTCGGATTATCTCGTTATAGGAAGGCCTGTCTACGAAGCGCCTTCTCCGGCGGGAGCTGCCAGGGCGATAATTGACGAACTCGATGGAATACAGGGAAGATCAGATGCTTAA
- a CDS encoding tetratricopeptide repeat protein: MGRSFQSSFLKAVIPLVMLSFASSCIYFNTMYNARRLYSEAEEAREESIRTGTDSGRGLKTKYGEVIFKCSKILRDHPESSWVDDAIFLMGKALVRQEEYSKGIRKFQELLTNYPESEYVPHALFWLALAHFEKREYNQALVFTNRFLNNFADHEIRHQVIFLAGDINLELENNEEALKLYSTVSGEDASREILDEALLKSARLHYRFKDWQKAAESYEQLLRKGISWELRYDISLALGDCYSRTGRCEEARNIFDELLPDVPKVKDQGLVMLGQARAYECMDSLLTAIAKYREITGKFSHSTFSAEAYYRLGMIYHEKLDSLQSAEESFASVSREASSSEFAPLAMQKSRSIKKLIELEKSSGKGASEEQIAQARFSAAEIKLTRLDEVESAKNNYMAVIDSFPSTSFAPAASYAVAWIYQKKLGDAQKALEAYRATVLRYPRSQQARGAVAQIVRLGDEDSALMMQAYIDSAMADTAAAAAEVRMRMEKARADSIEAARKMMKDGMTDSTSVRSGKRGMESGTPADPDSKAKLPVDSRKNPVPGPLSRSVAERDSLAGASVSAADSVRKNFSRPPPALIDSLRAASERNRPVDADSLLKNEADSLITGKRKEQD, encoded by the coding sequence GTGGGAAGATCTTTTCAATCATCTTTTCTGAAAGCGGTTATACCGTTAGTGATGCTTTCTTTCGCTTCTTCGTGCATCTATTTCAACACGATGTATAACGCGAGAAGGCTTTACAGCGAAGCGGAGGAAGCCCGCGAGGAGTCGATCAGGACAGGTACCGACAGCGGCCGGGGGTTGAAGACAAAATATGGTGAGGTGATCTTCAAGTGTTCGAAGATACTTCGCGATCATCCGGAGAGCAGCTGGGTCGATGACGCGATATTCCTTATGGGGAAAGCCCTTGTCAGGCAGGAAGAGTATAGCAAAGGTATCAGAAAGTTTCAGGAACTCCTTACTAACTATCCGGAAAGTGAATATGTTCCCCACGCGTTGTTCTGGCTGGCCCTGGCTCATTTCGAAAAAAGGGAATACAACCAGGCCCTCGTCTTTACGAACAGGTTCCTCAATAATTTCGCTGATCACGAGATCCGTCACCAGGTGATCTTTCTTGCGGGAGACATTAATCTCGAACTTGAGAATAATGAAGAAGCGCTGAAACTGTACTCCACCGTCTCCGGAGAGGATGCCAGTCGTGAGATCCTTGATGAAGCTCTGTTGAAGTCGGCAAGACTGCATTACAGGTTCAAGGATTGGCAGAAGGCGGCGGAAAGCTATGAACAGCTTCTCAGGAAAGGGATTTCCTGGGAGTTGCGATATGATATCTCCCTGGCGCTTGGTGACTGTTACTCCCGGACCGGGCGGTGCGAGGAGGCAAGGAACATATTCGATGAACTTCTACCGGATGTCCCCAAGGTAAAAGACCAGGGTCTTGTAATGCTTGGCCAGGCCCGTGCTTATGAGTGCATGGATTCGCTTTTGACGGCTATTGCCAAATACAGGGAGATAACGGGAAAATTCTCCCACTCTACCTTCTCTGCCGAAGCATATTACAGGCTTGGAATGATCTATCATGAAAAACTCGATTCCCTGCAGAGTGCCGAGGAATCGTTTGCCAGCGTAAGCAGGGAAGCGAGCAGTTCGGAGTTCGCCCCGCTGGCGATGCAAAAAAGCAGAAGCATCAAAAAACTGATCGAGCTTGAGAAATCATCAGGAAAAGGGGCGAGTGAAGAGCAGATAGCGCAGGCGAGGTTTTCAGCAGCCGAGATAAAGTTGACAAGGCTTGACGAAGTCGAATCGGCAAAAAATAATTACATGGCCGTGATAGACAGTTTTCCATCGACATCGTTCGCTCCCGCGGCTTCCTACGCGGTAGCGTGGATATACCAGAAAAAACTGGGTGACGCGCAAAAAGCCCTCGAAGCGTATCGGGCAACGGTCCTGAGATATCCACGGTCTCAGCAGGCCAGAGGAGCTGTGGCGCAGATCGTCAGACTCGGTGATGAGGACAGCGCACTTATGATGCAGGCGTATATAGATTCAGCGATGGCAGATACTGCCGCCGCCGCTGCCGAGGTGAGGATGCGGATGGAAAAAGCGCGCGCCGACAGTATCGAGGCGGCGCGAAAGATGATGAAGGACGGAATGACCGATTCGACATCGGTCCGGTCGGGCAAGCGCGGCATGGAGAGCGGGACTCCCGCAGATCCTGACAGCAAGGCGAAGTTGCCGGTTGATTCCCGAAAAAATCCTGTCCCCGGCCCCTTATCCCGTTCTGTGGCGGAAAGAGACAGCCTTGCCGGGGCTTCGGTATCGGCGGCTGATTCGGTGAGAAAGAATTTCAGCAGACCTCCGCCCGCCCTGATCGACTCGCTCAGGGCAGCGTCAGAGAGGAACCGACCGGTCGACGCCGATTCATTATTGAAAAACGAAGCAGACAGCCTGATAACCGGTAAAAGGAAGGAGCAGGATTGA
- a CDS encoding dihydroorotase: MVNWKDKKEFWITGAKLADPEAGKIKAGSILVQKGLISEIQWQKKVETELPVFDCEGFLIAPGFIDIHTHLREPGNEDKETIATGTAAAVAGGYTSILCMANTDPVIDDPSVVEYVNRRAQTDGNCRVYVTGAVTKGLDGEQITEFFHLKKAGIVALSDDGRYIANSSVMRTALEYARMLDLPVIVHCEDPYLTDESQMNESYVSTRLGLKGAHAASEEIAVARDIRLAQLTGARLHIAHVSTEGSLELIKAAKKKGVAVTAEVSPHHLTLDESLLESYDRNLKVNPPLRGLSDIAALRTALNDGTIDCIATDHAPHTEIDKQVEFNFAPPGMTGLETSFAQLHTELVLNGKFELIDLIRMLTTGPAGVIGLSGGKLAAGVPADLVLIDPKEEWVFKKEMIRSKASNTPLIGKKFTGRIKGVFLEGRWCSDVS; the protein is encoded by the coding sequence ATGGTCAATTGGAAAGATAAAAAGGAGTTCTGGATCACAGGCGCGAAGCTGGCCGACCCTGAAGCGGGGAAGATAAAAGCTGGCTCAATACTGGTCCAGAAAGGCCTTATCTCGGAGATCCAGTGGCAGAAGAAGGTAGAGACCGAACTGCCGGTGTTTGATTGTGAAGGGTTTCTTATCGCCCCTGGTTTCATTGATATACACACGCATCTGAGAGAGCCTGGAAACGAGGACAAGGAGACGATAGCGACTGGAACCGCGGCAGCTGTTGCCGGTGGATACACGTCCATACTCTGCATGGCCAATACCGATCCGGTGATAGACGATCCAAGCGTCGTTGAATACGTAAACAGAAGGGCCCAGACAGATGGTAACTGCAGGGTCTACGTGACGGGGGCCGTCACAAAAGGGCTCGATGGGGAGCAGATAACAGAGTTCTTCCATCTTAAAAAAGCCGGCATAGTAGCTTTAAGCGACGATGGCAGATATATAGCCAATTCAAGCGTGATGAGAACCGCGCTGGAATACGCCAGGATGCTCGATCTCCCGGTCATCGTTCATTGTGAGGATCCCTATCTGACCGACGAATCGCAGATGAACGAAAGTTATGTCTCAACGCGTCTTGGCCTTAAGGGGGCACATGCCGCGTCAGAGGAGATAGCAGTCGCCAGGGATATCAGGCTGGCTCAGTTGACAGGCGCCAGGCTTCATATCGCGCATGTCTCGACGGAAGGATCACTCGAGCTTATAAAAGCTGCGAAAAAGAAAGGTGTCGCGGTCACCGCGGAAGTCTCGCCGCATCATCTGACTCTCGATGAATCGTTGCTCGAAAGTTATGACCGCAACCTCAAGGTGAACCCTCCGCTTCGAGGGCTTTCTGATATAGCCGCCCTGAGAACGGCTCTTAACGACGGGACTATTGATTGTATCGCTACTGATCACGCTCCTCACACCGAGATCGATAAGCAGGTCGAGTTCAATTTTGCTCCTCCGGGGATGACAGGTCTCGAGACATCGTTTGCCCAACTCCATACGGAACTTGTCCTTAACGGAAAATTTGAGCTTATCGACCTGATACGGATGCTGACGACCGGACCGGCTGGAGTCATCGGACTTTCCGGAGGTAAGCTGGCAGCAGGGGTTCCGGCCGACCTGGTCCTGATCGATCCAAAGGAAGAATGGGTCTTTAAAAAAGAAATGATCAGGTCAAAAGCGTCGAATACGCCTTTGATCGGAAAGAAATTTACCGGCAGGATAAAGGGAGTTTTCCTTGAGGGAAGATGGTGTTCCGATGTATCCTGA
- a CDS encoding arsenic transporter, producing the protein MLKSAVVFLIVYISLVIFKRKRWLIAWSGVVAALLIRALYPAEVFYGIHWNVIGIFVGSLLLAETFIYSRMPETISDHLINKSPNLGIAFMAIIVFASIFSIFMDNVVTVLIIAPIALQLTRKAGVSPVPVIIGLAISSNLQGMAILIGDTPSMLLAARMKLSFLDFFWLDGMPSIFWIVQIGAVAGFIVLYWFFRGDKQKFQRISITPVRSWVPIWLILVAILLLSFMTWVDPGFRWFGGVACMSVGAAGFIWQKARVARDHEKSGLKLDYETVAFLMAIFVLVHMLVQRGVVEGLVDQLAGLKGKNVFLIYSVVVWFSVLISSFIDNIPYIAAMLPLVTGLSTTLGVNPALMAFGLLIGSCLGGNITPIGATTNLVSIGILEREGIPVSFREFTRIGLPFTLAATAVSWICLWFIYGPKG; encoded by the coding sequence ATGCTTAAGAGTGCTGTCGTATTCCTGATCGTCTATATAAGCCTGGTAATATTCAAAAGGAAAAGGTGGCTTATAGCCTGGAGCGGAGTCGTGGCGGCTCTTCTGATAAGGGCTCTGTATCCGGCAGAAGTGTTTTACGGGATACACTGGAATGTCATAGGCATTTTTGTCGGATCTCTTCTGCTCGCCGAGACCTTCATATATTCACGGATGCCTGAGACGATATCGGATCACCTGATCAACAAGTCACCGAATCTTGGGATAGCCTTTATGGCGATCATAGTCTTTGCCTCTATCTTCTCGATATTCATGGATAATGTCGTTACAGTATTGATAATCGCGCCAATAGCTCTCCAGTTGACAAGGAAGGCTGGAGTCTCTCCCGTGCCTGTGATAATAGGACTTGCCATCTCATCCAATCTACAGGGAATGGCGATTCTTATAGGGGATACTCCGAGCATGCTCCTGGCTGCTCGAATGAAGCTGAGTTTTCTCGATTTTTTCTGGCTCGACGGCATGCCGAGCATATTCTGGATAGTGCAGATCGGAGCTGTAGCCGGATTTATCGTCCTTTACTGGTTTTTTCGTGGAGATAAGCAGAAGTTCCAAAGGATCAGTATAACTCCCGTTAGGAGCTGGGTCCCGATCTGGCTGATACTGGTCGCGATACTTCTTCTTTCATTTATGACATGGGTCGATCCGGGGTTCAGGTGGTTTGGAGGAGTCGCCTGCATGAGTGTGGGAGCGGCCGGTTTCATCTGGCAGAAAGCAAGGGTCGCGAGGGATCACGAGAAGTCCGGTCTAAAGCTGGACTATGAGACAGTCGCTTTCCTGATGGCGATTTTTGTGCTGGTCCATATGCTCGTCCAGAGGGGCGTTGTCGAGGGACTGGTCGATCAACTTGCCGGGTTGAAGGGTAAAAATGTATTTCTGATCTATTCCGTCGTCGTGTGGTTTTCAGTACTTATATCTTCTTTTATCGATAATATTCCTTATATAGCCGCGATGCTTCCTCTTGTTACGGGGCTCAGTACGACGCTGGGCGTCAACCCCGCCCTTATGGCTTTTGGATTATTGATAGGTTCGTGCCTCGGGGGAAATATAACGCCGATAGGAGCGACGACCAATCTCGTCTCCATAGGTATCCTCGAAAGGGAAGGAATTCCCGTCTCTTTCAGAGAGTTCACACGGATCGGCCTGCCTTTTACTCTGGCAGCTACTGCTGTTTCCTGGATCTGCCTCTGGTTTATCTATGGGCCAAAAGGCTAA
- a CDS encoding amino acid permease, which yields MNTSDTKKDKAVKFGTFLGVYTPSTLTILGLIMYLRFGWVLGNLGLPLTLLVVLMASAITFITGLSASAISTNMHVGVGGEYYMISHSLGLELGGAIGIPLYLCRTLSITFYSFGLAESLAVLWPSAWGMIPPYFIQLATAVIIIVITYLSGKSAEIALKLQIPILITVGLSILALFVGVIVKGTGAPELVATYRSAPEGFWYVFAVFFPAATGFTAGIGMSGDLRDPSRSIPRGTLLAVLTGTLVYLAVPVLLSISKAVSPEQLASSGKNVWITVSLFGPLFVFAGMWGAILSSAFGSVLAGPRVLQALSNDGLAPRFLSRLSREGQPTISTWISGLLALSAVMMGNLNTVAQYVTVLFLTLYVIINISAAIEKLVGDPSYRPTINVPWAVSLLGAAGALFVMFLLNPAACIVASLLELVIFLFLRKKALSKRWGDVRAGMWFSIARFALLKLKGHEVDPRNWRPHIISFTRDITKDIDVVYLANCFNEKHGIVTACKVIEGELDGEAYETVRDKIEMDEVLEAYGLVGFCEAHVASDLETGVTNIVQANGIAGLESNTVMFGWPNEKEKLVTLLGLMRSVAKIRKNTIISKLGMINRRAIKKRIDLWWGGLEYNGDLMLLLAHLLMMNPEWEKSELVVHTIVISPEEKKGMEESISNLIQSVRIQASTEVIVKNPDLSINEIICASSEDSDLVFIGLMIPGAGEEEEYADRLITLADGLPSVVFIRNASEFSGRLI from the coding sequence ATGAATACAAGCGATACTAAAAAAGATAAAGCGGTCAAGTTCGGGACTTTTCTGGGAGTCTACACTCCCAGCACGTTGACGATCCTGGGACTGATCATGTACCTGAGATTCGGCTGGGTACTGGGTAACCTTGGCCTGCCACTGACCCTTCTGGTCGTTCTAATGGCAAGCGCGATCACCTTTATCACCGGGCTCAGCGCCTCGGCGATTTCGACGAACATGCACGTCGGAGTCGGAGGGGAATACTACATGATCTCTCACAGCCTCGGGCTTGAACTCGGAGGCGCGATCGGGATACCACTTTACCTCTGCCGGACGCTGAGTATCACTTTCTACAGTTTCGGTCTGGCCGAGTCTCTTGCCGTCCTGTGGCCATCTGCCTGGGGAATGATCCCTCCTTATTTTATCCAGCTGGCCACTGCCGTGATAATCATAGTGATCACGTACCTGTCGGGGAAAAGCGCCGAAATCGCTCTCAAACTTCAGATTCCAATACTGATAACTGTGGGTCTTTCGATCCTTGCGCTTTTTGTCGGTGTGATAGTCAAGGGAACAGGCGCGCCAGAGTTGGTGGCGACATACAGATCCGCGCCCGAAGGATTCTGGTACGTATTCGCAGTATTCTTTCCCGCCGCGACTGGGTTTACCGCTGGAATCGGGATGAGCGGCGATCTCAGGGATCCGAGCAGGAGCATTCCGAGAGGGACGCTTCTTGCCGTTCTGACGGGGACTCTCGTATATCTGGCCGTCCCGGTTCTTCTTTCGATATCGAAGGCGGTTTCTCCCGAGCAGCTTGCCTCATCTGGAAAAAATGTCTGGATCACAGTATCCCTGTTCGGTCCTCTCTTTGTCTTCGCGGGGATGTGGGGAGCGATACTTTCCTCGGCTTTCGGGAGTGTCCTCGCCGGCCCGAGGGTGCTGCAGGCGCTTTCGAATGACGGACTTGCTCCGAGATTTCTTTCGAGACTTTCCAGAGAGGGACAACCGACGATCTCCACGTGGATATCGGGGCTTCTTGCTCTTTCAGCGGTGATGATGGGGAATCTGAACACCGTGGCCCAGTACGTGACGGTCCTCTTTCTAACTCTCTATGTCATCATCAATATAAGCGCTGCTATTGAAAAACTTGTCGGAGACCCTTCGTACAGGCCTACGATTAATGTCCCCTGGGCTGTGTCGCTGCTAGGCGCTGCCGGCGCCCTTTTCGTTATGTTCCTACTGAATCCCGCCGCTTGTATAGTCGCTTCCCTGCTCGAACTGGTCATTTTCCTGTTCCTGAGGAAAAAAGCGTTGAGTAAAAGATGGGGAGATGTAAGAGCGGGCATGTGGTTTTCAATAGCCCGATTCGCCTTGCTTAAACTGAAGGGGCATGAAGTCGATCCGCGGAACTGGCGTCCCCATATCATATCATTCACGCGGGATATAACCAAGGATATCGATGTTGTATATCTTGCCAATTGTTTCAACGAAAAACACGGGATCGTCACCGCCTGCAAGGTGATAGAAGGGGAACTTGACGGGGAGGCGTATGAGACAGTCAGGGACAAGATAGAGATGGACGAGGTGCTTGAAGCCTATGGACTTGTCGGATTCTGCGAGGCGCATGTCGCATCCGATCTGGAGACCGGAGTGACAAATATCGTCCAGGCCAACGGGATAGCCGGACTGGAATCGAATACAGTGATGTTCGGATGGCCTAACGAGAAGGAAAAACTCGTGACCCTCCTCGGGCTGATGCGGTCCGTAGCGAAGATCAGGAAAAATACGATTATTTCAAAACTCGGTATGATAAACCGCAGAGCGATCAAAAAACGGATCGACCTGTGGTGGGGCGGTCTGGAATATAATGGTGACCTTATGCTTCTGCTTGCCCACCTGCTGATGATGAATCCCGAATGGGAGAAATCGGAGCTGGTCGTTCATACCATAGTGATCTCACCGGAGGAAAAAAAAGGTATGGAAGAGAGTATTTCCAACCTTATTCAGTCGGTGAGGATACAGGCTTCGACGGAGGTCATCGTAAAGAATCCCGATCTGTCGATAAATGAGATCATCTGCGCGAGCAGCGAAGACTCCGATCTTGTATTCATAGGGTTGATGATTCCCGGGGCGGGTGAGGAAGAAGAATATGCTGACAGGCTGATCACTCTTGCTGATGGCCTGCCTTCGGTAGTCTTCATTAGGAACGCGAGCGAGTTTTCAGGAAGGCTTATCTAG
- a CDS encoding dihydroorotate dehydrogenase yields MSDNNDIGLKIGDACFANPVFLASGPAGYGIEYANYLDITKVGGIVTKTISFEPRKGNPGVRLQETPSGLLNSIGLENVGAEYFFREKIPVLVSAGVKPVISVAAEDWGDYRKLIDFIARQENIEIIELNLSCPNVERGGMAVGSNPSLLGRYVRHAKDLLPRIAILAKLTPNVSDIARLALAAEEAGADGITAINTVIGMDIDISRAKPVFKRVRAGLSGPAIRPVALDAVWRIARTVDIPVIGVGGISSVDDALKFFMAGASGIQVGTALFYDPGLPARIIEKLEAGGIPPAIKYSVDKTERKDDDGTAPHNSST; encoded by the coding sequence GTGAGCGATAATAACGATATTGGTTTGAAAATAGGTGATGCCTGTTTCGCAAACCCCGTTTTTCTTGCTTCCGGTCCTGCGGGGTATGGTATCGAATACGCGAATTACCTTGATATAACAAAAGTCGGAGGGATCGTCACGAAAACGATCTCATTCGAACCTCGAAAGGGAAATCCCGGGGTAAGACTTCAGGAAACGCCTTCCGGCCTCTTAAACAGTATTGGTCTTGAGAATGTCGGAGCGGAATATTTTTTCAGAGAGAAGATACCTGTCCTTGTGTCAGCCGGAGTCAAACCCGTGATCAGCGTAGCGGCGGAGGATTGGGGGGACTATCGGAAACTCATCGATTTCATCGCCCGGCAGGAAAATATCGAGATCATAGAACTCAATCTTTCATGCCCGAATGTCGAACGCGGCGGGATGGCGGTGGGATCAAATCCCAGTCTTCTCGGCAGGTACGTCAGGCACGCGAAAGACCTGCTGCCGCGGATCGCGATCCTGGCCAAGCTTACGCCGAATGTCAGTGATATCGCCAGGCTTGCGCTGGCAGCAGAGGAAGCGGGAGCCGACGGGATAACGGCGATCAATACTGTCATCGGAATGGATATTGATATATCCAGGGCAAAGCCTGTATTCAAAAGGGTAAGGGCGGGGCTTTCCGGTCCGGCGATAAGGCCTGTCGCTCTGGACGCAGTATGGAGGATCGCGCGTACTGTCGATATACCGGTAATCGGAGTTGGTGGGATATCATCAGTCGATGACGCGTTGAAATTTTTCATGGCCGGAGCATCGGGAATCCAGGTCGGAACGGCGCTGTTTTATGATCCCGGCCTTCCGGCGAGGATCATCGAAAAGCTTGAGGCCGGTGGAATACCTCCAGCGATAAAATATTCTGTCGACAAGACCGAAAGGAAAGATGATGACGGAACAGCCCCGCATAATAGTAGCACTTGA